The genomic DNA TTTCCGGTCATCCTCGCTCAAGAGTTCGACCAGCTTTAACCTCTGTATCCAGCCCGGCTGTCTTGTGTGGATCTTGTTATGGAGCATCGACTGAGAAAACGTGTTCCACCCGCGTTCACGCATTTCGGCTTCCAGCTTTTGCAGCTCTCGGCCGCGATATTTAACGAACAGCTCGCAGATATCGTCGATCTTTTTCTGCGGCACCCGCGGTATCTTTCTTTCGAATTTGCTCATACGATCGGATCACCTCAATACCGCTATCGCCGCCGCACCGATCAGAACGTCGCCGAGGCGTCGCCAGATCGAGGTCTTTTTGCGTCTCAATGTGTCAACTAGCTTGTCCTGCGACGCGATGACCGCGTCCTTTGCCGAGATCGTCTCGTTCTTGGCAGCGATGGTCGAACGCAAAGCTTCGCTCTCGCTCTTCCGCGTCTCATTGAGCTCGGTCAGCACTACGGTCGTCCGTTGCTCCGTCGCCAGCCGTTCATTGAGCAGCCGATTCTCGCTTTCAAGTTCCGCGACGAGAACCCGCGACTTCTCAAGGTCGATCGCGGCAGCCATACAAGCGTTCAGAGTTACGCGTTTACGCGTGATATCCGCCGCACTTGTCACACCTAATGGCGCGACTACGGGCTCACCCGCACGGATGCCCGAGTTCGGCGAGTTTGACGCAGAGTTCGTCTGCGTTTGTGTCGATTGACCGGACGCTGCGAGCACGCTCGACATCACGACGAGCACGAGTGGTATTAGTATTTTGTGTTTTGATTTTTTCATCTTGTCTCATTGCCCTGGTTTTCGATTCGGCTATCTGTTGTTCGAGATATTCGATCTTTGACTTGTATTCGGCCGCCTTTTGCTCGGCCGCGAGAGCGATGCTCTCGCGCTCCTCGGCCTGTTGTTTCGCCGCCTCAACTGCCGCCTCAAGCTTGCCGATCTTATGCTCCGACCACGCCTGCCCGCCAATGATGCCGAGCGTGACCAAAGCCAAAGCCGCGACCGCGACGTAGATCTTTGTTTTGTTTGTCATATTTTTCTTTTCCGATGAGTTACTACTAGCTTTAGCTAGTGGGCTTGGTCTCAAGAGTTCCCGGCTTTAGCCTAAATTGGGCTAAAGCCCAGATCAATTTGTCCTCTAACCACTAGCTGAAGCTAGTGGCAACTCATAGCAGATTCTCCCTACCGGTCGTGTTTCCGCCTGAAATAGATCTGCAGCAGCACATCGACCGTCTTGCCGATCGCGAAAAATACGATCGGCAGCACGATGGCTGAGATCAGCGTTATCCACGTCCGTGTATCGATCGCCGTTGCGATGGTCGTTGCCGTACTGGCCCACGCCAGCAAAATGTTCTTTGTGTCGTTCATTGCCTCCCCTCTTTGGGCTTTGCCCATCTATTTGCGGTGAACCTATGGTTCACCGTGCCTTGTCTTATTCTTCCTGCGGCAAAACCGCACATCCAGTTCTACGGCGACGATCGACCGGCAGTCTCCCTGATCTTGCCCAGTACGATCTGCCGGTACAGATAAAAGATCATCAGGCATCCGGCGATCACCGCGACCGTTATCCAGACCTCACGCGGCAGCCCGGCGAAAAACCCGAACACCGCCCAAACCGCCTGCCCGATCGAGCCGCCAACCGTCGCCCACATCGATCTCACCGAATCGGCCCGCCGCGTCACGCCCGTGACAACGCTCTCGACCGCGTCAAATTTCTCGGTCGCTGTGGTGAGAACGTTTTCAACGATCGGTGCTGCCGGAATCGCCGACGTCTCAGCCCCGGGGAACACCGTCGCGGTCGAAAGTTCTTCCGCTCCCCTGCTCCCCTTCTCGTCTTCTCCCCTTCTTCCGCGGGCCGCAGCCTGGTGTTCGAACATTTGGCCCGTCAATCTAACGCCGTTGACGGCGAACGGTGTGTTTAGGGCCCAATTTGCTATTGCGATCTGGCCGAGAAAGAACCGCGTCCGGTATCGCGTTTTGGCGAGCCGCGGATAGCTGGCAAACCACGCATCACGCCGGCGAACATACGCCGTGATCCATTCGCGTTCGTTCCGTGGCCCAACATCGACCCCGCGTGCCACGCGAAAGAATGAGCCGTGGACGACGGAATCATAGATAACAGCGAGGCTCAGCGGCTCGGTAAATCCGTATCTTTCACAAATGACTAGTGCCGGTCTCAGATACAGTTCGAACGCCGTCTGTTCCTGAGCCCGTTTCATCTCGCTCGTGACGGCCGCCGCCCGCAGTGCTTTTTTCAAGACCGTATTCGCCGATAGTTTGGCGACAGCCGCTGCCGATGTGCTTCGGAGCAATGCCAGATTTTCGAGCATCACCGCCGCTCCGACGACGCCCTTTGCTTTCAGATACTTATCGACCACCGCCGCGAGCGAGCCCGATCGGTGCGTAAATTGGTTGATTCCGTACGAGATCCCCGCACCGTCGTCTAGCACGACGCACGCTGCATATTCGCCGAACGGCCGCGACGTTTCGAAAACATGCACGATCGCCATTGCCTTTGATTTGTCTTTTTCTGTGTATGTCATAAACTCTTGCTTTCTTGCCTATTGTTTGATATCTTCTAACGGTCGGACGACGCATAGATGCAACATTGTTGCACAACATGGAATCCGCCCGACATATTCAGACTAACCAAGTCACGTTTGGCAAGTAAATGCAGCTTTGCAGACTTTGACGTACTTTGCAGATAATGCAGGAAATGATGTACTTTTCAGGTTTTGACGTACTTTGCAGGAAATGCGTTACTCGCAGCCCCATTTTTATTGAGGTCTCTCGCCGCGTGCGGCGGACAAATTCAAACTTACACACTACACATATGAATATCACGCAACACTTATTGGATTTGTCGCTCCGGCCAAAGCTCCGCCTTTCCGAGATCGAACGGCTTATCCGCTCACACCGCATCATCATCCCCGCACCTTCCCGACGCGCACTGATATGCCTCTGCGAAGACGGAACACTTGAGACGGCCGGCAAAAAGCGCCCAAACGATCCGTGGCTCGTCTACGAAGATTCGTTCTTAAAATGGTTAAAGAGCCTAGATAGAAGACAATAAAAAAGGACGGGCCGGGCCGTCCGATCTATCTGAGATGTCTGGTTCAATTACGCCGAGGCTTCGGCGTCGCGTTTTAGGATGTACATGATTCGGGTGCAGCTCTCGCAGGTGATGATCTGGTCGCCGCGTTTGACCTCGAGCAGGATCTGCGGGCGGAGCGACATATAGCATGCACTGCAAGAACCGTTGACGACCTCGGCAACGGCTATGCCGTCGCGGCTGCGTTGGGCCATGCGGTTGTAAACGGAAGCGAGTTGAGCGGGCAGTGTGACAAAGACCTTTTCACGTCCAGCCGACAGTTTTTCAAATTGGGTCTTGTCGGCTGCGATCTGTGCATCGTGCTGTTTTAGGGCCGTTTCGAGATTGGTGTCGAGCGTAGCGATCTCTTCGCTGCGTTCGGCGATCTCCTTTTCTACTGTTTCGACCTCTTCCATCGTCTCGACGATCTGCGTTTCATATGCCGCGATCTGCTTTTGCAGGGCGTCGGTCTCGCGCATTGCGGTCTCGTATTCTTTTGAGTTCTGGGCGTGCTTTAGGTTACGGTCGGCACGTTCGAGATAGGTCTTGTTCTCGGCGATCTGTTTTTCGAGCTCAGCACGTTTTGCATGCAGCGAATCACGCCGGTTTTGTATATCCCGAATAGAAGAGGCGTGCTGTTCGAATTCTTGTTCGATCTCTGCACGCCTGGTCTCCGATGATTCTATTGCCTGTTTTAATTTTCTGAGGTGAGTATCCGTCTGCTGTAATTCTATCAGTTTATCAAGATCTGCTATCACGTTGTTAAAATATCTCCCTAATACAAAAGCTAAGATTAATAAGTATTCTACATTACACAAGCAGTAATAAAAAGCCGTGATGTCATGTCGTCAATATCTCGAGGTGACGCCGCAGTTCGGCGGAATCGATGTGGTCCGATGTTTCTGCGTTGCGCCATTTCGGTGCCGGTTCTTCGGCCACGAGCTTCAATTCGGTCGTCTTTTTCGGCATTCCAAAATGCGAAACACGAGCAAATGCGAGTGCCCCGCCGCGCATTATGCCGTCCGCCGGAGTTCGCGTCCAACCTGCCTCGAC from Acidobacteriota bacterium includes the following:
- a CDS encoding chitosanase, with the protein product MTYTEKDKSKAMAIVHVFETSRPFGEYAACVVLDDGAGISYGINQFTHRSGSLAAVVDKYLKAKGVVGAAVMLENLALLRSTSAAAVAKLSANTVLKKALRAAAVTSEMKRAQEQTAFELYLRPALVICERYGFTEPLSLAVIYDSVVHGSFFRVARGVDVGPRNEREWITAYVRRRDAWFASYPRLAKTRYRTRFFLGQIAIANWALNTPFAVNGVRLTGQMFEHQAAARGRRGEDEKGSRGAEELSTATVFPGAETSAIPAAPIVENVLTTATEKFDAVESVVTGVTRRADSVRSMWATVGGSIGQAVWAVFGFFAGLPREVWITVAVIAGCLMIFYLYRQIVLGKIRETAGRSSP